A single Lolium perenne isolate Kyuss_39 chromosome 6, Kyuss_2.0, whole genome shotgun sequence DNA region contains:
- the LOC127308636 gene encoding scopoletin glucosyltransferase-like codes for MATRDEPRQQPLHILFFPFFAAGHLIPVADMAALFAARGARCMLEYCTILTTPVNADTIRPAVDRANLHGADSTSAVEISLMPFPDVGLPPGVENVSALTTLQVDYSANYMQAVQLFREPFCRFLADNHPVDAVVSDSFFTWSADVPRLVFFGSSVFARSCNESLLRNSPLETTTTSPEDNDGGRLVSLPGLPHRVELRQSQMMDPEDYLWEFFESNNAADQRSFGEVFNSFQELEPNYVEHFRATLGRRAWLVGPVALGTMDTAASGTKGNALPPGDGCLRWLDTKPAGSVVYVSFGTISSFSPAELREIARSLVISGRNFVWVIGGGAAIVDDWMPEGFAELTADVDNSRGFIIRGWAPQRHILNHPALGGFITHCGWNSVLEAVSAGVPMVTWPRYADQFFNEKLVVEVLKVGVSIGAKDYGSSLEAHEVIASELIARSITTLMGDNQEGDAIRKKANELGVKARSAVEKGGSSYGDVGRLMDELMARRRRRCSVMLGEEVRAEDGASPVS; via the coding sequence TGCACCATCCTCACCACGCCCGTCAACGCCGACACCATCCGTCCGGCTGTCGACCGCGCCAATCTCCACGGCGCCGACTCCACCTCGGCAGTCGAGATCTCCCTCATGCCTTTCCCCGACGTGGGGCTCCCGCCGGGCGTCGAGAATGTCTCGGCCTTGACGACGTTGCAGGTAGACTACAGCGCCAACTACATGCAGGCGGTGCAGCTGTTCCGCGAGCCCTTCTGCCGGTTCCTAGCCGACAACCACCCCGTCGACGCCGTCGTGTCCGACAGCTTCTTCACCTGGTCCGCGGACGTCCCGCGGCTCGTCTTCTTTGGTAGCAGCGTGTTCGCGCGGTCCTGCAACGAGAGCTTGCTTCGCAACAGCCCGCTGGAGACCACGACAACTTCCCCCGAAGACAACGACGGCGGACGGCTCGTCTCCCTGCCGGGGCTGCCGCACCGTGTCGAGCTGCGGCAGAGCCAGATGATGGACCCCGAGGATTACCTGTGGGAGTTCTTCGAGAGCAACAACGCAGCCGACCAGAGGAGCTTCGGCGAGGTGTTCAACAGCTTCCAGGAGCTGGAGCCGAACTACGTGGAGCACTTCCGCGCGACGCTCGGTCGCCGGGCGTGGCTCGTCGGGCCGGTCGCGCTCGGCACAATGGACACGGCTGCAAGCGGCACCAAGGGGAACGCACTCCCGCCAGGGGATGGCTGTCTCCGGTGGCTAGACACGAAGCCGGCCGGCTCGGTGGTATACGTCTCCTTCGGCACGATAAGCAGTTTCTCCCCTGCGGAGCTACGCGAGATCGCCCGCAGCCTTGTCATCTCGGGCAGGAACTTCGTGTGGGTTATCGGTGGTGGAGCGGCCATCGTCGACGACTGGATGCCTGAAGGCTTCGCCGAGCTGACGGCAGACGTCGACAACAGCCGCGGCTTCATCATCCGGGGCTGGGCGCCGCAGAGGCACATTCTGAACCACCCGGCCCTCGGCGGGTTCATCACGCACTGCGGCTGGAACTCGGTGCTGGAGGCCGTGAGCGCCGGCGTGCCCATGGTCACGTGGCCACGGTACGCGGACCAGTTCTTCAACGAGAAGCTGGTCGTGGAGGTGCTCAAGGTGGGTGTGAGCATCGGTGCCAAGGACTATGGCTCATCTCTGGAGGCCCATGAGGTGATCGCCAGCGAGCTGATCGCTCGATCCATCACGACGCTCATGGGCGACAACCAGGAGGGAGACGCTATACGGAAGAAGGCTAATGAACTCGGTGTCAAGGCGAGGAGCGCGGTGGAGAAGGGTGGGTCTTCATACGGCGATGTCGGACGGCTGATGGACGAGTTGATGGCCCGCCGGCGCCGCCGGTGCTCCGTCATGCTAGGAGAAGAGGTCCGGGCAGAAGATGGAGCTTCACCCGTCAGTTGA